A single genomic interval of Candidatus Neomarinimicrobiota bacterium harbors:
- the lspA gene encoding signal peptidase II: protein MRALVYALPVVVLDQASKYLVRQNLELHASVNVLGNFFRLTYVENSGIVFGIRVGSTLPLFTLLSVVASLLILTYLYYERTSPIFTRISLAVVLGGAIGNLIDRLMYGSVVDFLDFGLGPYRFFVFNVADSAVTVGIIAFLLLPYLLAARPESVANESA from the coding sequence ATGCGGGCTCTGGTCTACGCCCTGCCGGTCGTCGTGCTCGATCAGGCCAGCAAGTATCTGGTGCGCCAGAATCTGGAGCTCCATGCCAGCGTCAACGTGCTGGGCAACTTCTTTCGCCTCACCTACGTGGAAAACAGCGGTATCGTCTTCGGCATCCGGGTGGGCAGCACCCTGCCCCTCTTTACCCTCCTCTCCGTGGTCGCCAGCCTGCTGATCCTCACCTACTTATATTATGAGCGCACCAGCCCTATCTTTACCCGCATCTCGCTGGCTGTCGTGCTGGGCGGGGCCATCGGCAATCTCATCGATCGCCTCATGTACGGCAGCGTCGTGGACTTTCTCGACTTCGGCTTGGGTCCTTACCGCTTTTTCGTATTCAACGTGGCCGACAGCGCCGTCACCGTGGGCATCATCGCTTTCCTGTTGCTCCCCTACCTGCTTGCGGCCCGGCCGGAGAGCGTCGCCAATGAAAGCGCCTGA
- a CDS encoding TraR/DksA C4-type zinc finger protein, whose translation MATRKQWSKRDLNYFRKRIMGKRRQLLTDMGELKENTHIANESASTSDSTYAYHMADVGTDQAEREKAYYWLARENNYLRYLDRALELIDEGTFGICQTCGNLISRERLNEVPHTTSCFACKTNPPKVVS comes from the coding sequence ATGGCAACTCGGAAACAGTGGTCCAAGAGGGACCTGAATTACTTCCGGAAGCGCATCATGGGCAAGCGGCGTCAGCTGCTCACAGACATGGGCGAACTGAAGGAAAATACCCACATCGCCAATGAGTCGGCCAGCACCAGCGACTCCACCTACGCCTACCACATGGCCGACGTAGGTACCGACCAGGCCGAGCGCGAAAAGGCCTATTATTGGCTGGCTCGGGAAAACAACTATTTGCGCTACCTGGACCGCGCCCTGGAATTGATCGACGAGGGCACGTTCGGCATCTGCCAGACCTGCGGCAACCTGATCAGCAGGGAGCGTCTGAACGAGGTGCCCCACACCACCAGCTGCTTCGCCTGCAAAACGAACCCACCGAAGGTCGTCAGCTGA